One Vicugna pacos chromosome 12, VicPac4, whole genome shotgun sequence genomic window carries:
- the RASD2 gene encoding GTP-binding protein Rhes, translated as MMKTLSSGNCTISVPAKNSYRMVVLGASRVGKSSIVSRFLNGRFEDQYTPTIEDFHRKVYNIRGDMYQLDILDTSGNHPFPAMRRLSILTGDVFILVFSLDNRESFDEVKRLQKQILEVKSCLKNKTKEAAELPMVICGNKNDHGELCRQVPTTEAELLVSGDENCAYFEVSAKKNTNVDEMFYVLFSMAKLPHEMSPALHRKISVQYGDAFHPRPFCMRRVKDMDAYGMVSPFARRPSVNSDLKYIKAKVLREGQARERDKCTVQ; from the exons ATGATGAAGACCTTGTCCAGTGGGAACTGCACGATCAGCGTGCCCGCCAAGAACTCGTACCGCATGGTGGTGCTGGGCGCCTCGCGGGTGGGCAAGAGCTCCATCGTGTCTCGCTTCCTCAATGGCCGCTTTGAGGACCAGTACACACCCACCATCGAGGACTTCCACCGGAAAGTCTACAATATCCGCGGCGACATGTACCAGCTGGACATCCTGGACACGTCTGGCAACCACCCCTTCCCCGCCATGCGCAGGCTGTCCATCCTCACAG GGGATGTCTTCATCCTGGTGTTCAGCCTGGATAACCGGGAGTCCTTCGACGAGGTCAAGCGTCTCCAGAAGCAGATCCTGGAGGTCAAGTCCTGCCTGAAGAACAAGACCAAGGAGGCGGCGGAGCTGCCCATGGTCATCTGCGGCAACAAGAATGACCACGGCGAGCTGTGCCGCCAGGTGCCCACCACCGAGGCCGAGCTGCTGGTGTCCGGCGATGAGAACTGCGCCTACTTCGAGGTGTCGGCCAAGAAGAACACCAACGTGGATGAGATGTTCTACGTGCTCTTCAGCATGGCCAAGCTGCCGCATGAGATGAGCCCCGCCCTGCACCGCAAGATCTCTGTGCAGTACGGGGACGCCTTCCACCCTAGGCCCTTCTGCATGCGCCGCGTCAAGGACATGGACGCCTATGGCATGGTCTCGCCCTTCGCCCGCCGCCCCAGCGTCAACAGTGACCTCAAATACATCAAGGCCAAGGTCCTCCGGGAGGGCCAGGCCCGCGAGCGGGACAAATGCACCGTCCAGTGA